Proteins from one Deltaproteobacteria bacterium genomic window:
- a CDS encoding MATE family efflux transporter, protein MTSSRNPFGLQALLHLAWPVVVARSSQAVIGFSDALMTAPLGEVGLAAVTTGAMNTFMITILPMGVVFIGQSFAAQLSARGRPRTTVRYAWYALIVAGVAALASLAAIPAVSSILGLLGYQPDVHRLMTLYLQIRLLSIGAAVATEALGNWYGGLGNTRLHMVAGVIAMLINVFLNWVLIFGHLGFPALGVEGAAWASVIATGIGFLVLLAAFGLKIAVPTDSVRPAGLSLAELRRFLRFGLPHGVNWFLEFTAFAFFINIVVAGLGTVVLAAMMVVIQLNSVSFMPAFGLTSAGAILTGQAIGEGKLDEVGRIVRRTLAVTLCWQGSVGLAYLLLPAPLMRLFQTPTENSAELVAIGATLLAISALWQLFDAAALTLGEALRSAGDTAWVLWARVVIAWVIFTPSAYFAVRMMEGGHIAAMLCVAGYIALLAVVLVFRFRSGAWKEIDLTGADPVLVDER, encoded by the coding sequence ATGACCTCCTCCCGGAACCCCTTCGGCCTGCAGGCCCTGCTCCACCTGGCCTGGCCGGTGGTGGTGGCCCGCTCCTCCCAGGCGGTCATCGGCTTCTCGGACGCCCTGATGACCGCCCCCCTGGGTGAGGTGGGCCTGGCCGCGGTCACCACCGGGGCGATGAACACCTTCATGATCACCATCCTCCCGATGGGGGTGGTCTTCATCGGCCAGAGCTTCGCCGCCCAGCTCTCGGCCCGGGGCCGGCCGAGGACGACCGTCCGCTACGCCTGGTACGCCCTCATCGTGGCCGGCGTCGCGGCGCTGGCGTCGCTCGCCGCGATCCCTGCGGTGAGCTCGATCCTGGGCCTGCTCGGCTACCAGCCCGACGTGCACCGGCTGATGACCCTCTACCTGCAGATCCGCCTGCTCTCGATCGGCGCGGCGGTGGCCACCGAGGCCCTGGGGAACTGGTACGGGGGGCTGGGCAACACCCGCCTCCACATGGTCGCCGGCGTGATCGCGATGCTCATCAACGTCTTCCTCAACTGGGTGCTGATCTTCGGGCACCTCGGCTTCCCGGCCCTCGGCGTGGAGGGCGCCGCCTGGGCCAGCGTGATCGCCACCGGGATCGGCTTCCTGGTGCTCCTCGCCGCCTTCGGGCTGAAGATCGCCGTGCCCACCGACTCGGTGCGGCCCGCGGGCCTCTCCCTGGCCGAGCTGCGTCGCTTCCTGCGCTTCGGCCTGCCCCACGGCGTGAACTGGTTCCTCGAGTTCACGGCCTTCGCCTTCTTCATCAACATCGTGGTGGCGGGCCTCGGGACGGTGGTGCTCGCCGCGATGATGGTGGTCATCCAGCTCAACTCGGTCTCCTTCATGCCCGCCTTCGGCTTGACGAGCGCCGGCGCGATCCTCACCGGCCAGGCGATCGGCGAGGGCAAGCTCGACGAGGTGGGCCGGATCGTCCGGCGGACCCTGGCGGTCACCCTCTGCTGGCAGGGCTCGGTGGGGCTCGCCTACCTCCTCCTCCCCGCGCCCCTGATGCGCCTCTTCCAGACCCCGACCGAGAACAGCGCCGAGCTGGTCGCCATCGGCGCGACCCTCCTGGCGATCAGCGCGCTCTGGCAGCTCTTCGACGCCGCCGCCCTGACCCTGGGCGAGGCGCTGCGCTCCGCCGGGGACACCGCCTGGGTGCTCTGGGCGCGGGTGGTGATCGCCTGGGTGATCTTCACCCCCTCGGCCTACTTCGCCGTCCGGATGATGGAGGGAGGGCACATCGCCGCCATGCTCTGCGTGGCGGGCTACATCGCCCTCCTCGCCGTCGTCCTCGTCTTCCGCTTCCGCTCGGGGGCCTGGAAGGAGATCGATCTGACCGGCGCCGACCCGGTCCTCGTGGACGAGAGGTAG
- a CDS encoding DUF362 domain-containing protein — protein sequence MARVLLRRCDDYDPDRIRAIIGECMDELGLKPAGRTMVKPNTVIAHDHFFPHSYTRSEFLDGLLGALRERDDEVTELSVGERCGITIPTRFAFAQAHYPKVLRRHRARPRYFDEMPQVRRNLFAEGRLRDYLYIPEAVAETEWYVSAPKFKAHPWTKVTFNLKLYIGIQDDEHRLIDHDHRLHTKIADLYEVIQPKLCAMDAITAGAKSMLVPEPYPLGLIIVSDDAVAADAVSTHIVGLDPREVDHIRIVAERGWGPIDLEQIEIDGDCTLDEARARASGFGLALERVDENLNRDSNLKVYAGPPPDTYDYCWGGCPGALQEGLAVIERLQPEVKKEIEPIHIVFGAYQGPIEVEGDEKVLFIGDCACWKGEIAGEPVEIESRYRERHLIRPESVKATDLPGKITKVLGERLQALGKRVIRVPGCTVSVAENVLYLSALGKTKNPYYDPRMVFGFAWHWSATKLFRLLGRLRAPHPEALQQPDRPA from the coding sequence ATGGCCAGAGTGCTGCTGCGTCGCTGCGACGACTACGACCCGGATCGCATCCGGGCGATCATCGGTGAGTGCATGGACGAGCTGGGCCTCAAGCCCGCCGGCCGCACGATGGTGAAGCCCAACACCGTCATCGCCCACGACCACTTCTTCCCGCACTCCTACACCCGCAGCGAGTTCCTCGACGGCCTCCTCGGCGCGCTGCGCGAGCGGGACGACGAGGTCACCGAGCTCTCGGTGGGCGAGCGCTGCGGGATCACCATCCCCACCCGCTTCGCCTTCGCCCAGGCCCACTACCCGAAGGTGCTGCGCCGCCACCGGGCGAGGCCCCGCTACTTCGACGAGATGCCCCAGGTCCGCCGGAACCTCTTCGCGGAGGGGAGGCTGCGCGACTACCTCTACATCCCCGAGGCCGTGGCCGAGACCGAGTGGTACGTCTCGGCGCCGAAGTTCAAGGCCCACCCCTGGACCAAGGTCACCTTCAACCTGAAGCTCTACATCGGCATCCAGGACGACGAGCACCGGCTCATCGACCACGACCACCGCCTGCACACGAAGATCGCCGACCTCTACGAGGTCATCCAGCCCAAGCTCTGCGCCATGGACGCCATCACCGCCGGCGCCAAGAGCATGCTCGTCCCCGAGCCCTACCCCCTGGGCCTGATCATCGTCAGCGACGACGCCGTGGCCGCCGACGCGGTCTCCACCCACATCGTCGGCCTCGATCCCCGGGAGGTGGACCACATCCGGATCGTGGCCGAGCGCGGCTGGGGCCCCATCGACCTCGAGCAGATCGAGATCGACGGCGACTGCACCCTCGACGAGGCCCGCGCCCGGGCCAGCGGCTTCGGGCTCGCCCTCGAGCGCGTCGACGAGAACCTCAACCGGGACTCGAACCTGAAGGTGTACGCCGGCCCGCCCCCGGACACCTACGACTACTGCTGGGGCGGCTGCCCCGGGGCCCTCCAGGAGGGCCTGGCGGTGATCGAGCGCCTCCAGCCGGAGGTGAAGAAGGAGATCGAGCCGATCCACATCGTCTTCGGCGCCTACCAGGGGCCCATCGAGGTGGAGGGGGACGAGAAGGTCCTCTTCATCGGGGACTGCGCCTGCTGGAAGGGCGAGATCGCCGGTGAGCCGGTGGAGATCGAGAGCCGCTACCGCGAGCGGCACCTCATCCGGCCGGAGTCGGTGAAGGCCACCGACCTGCCGGGCAAGATCACCAAGGTCCTCGGCGAGCGGCTGCAGGCGCTGGGCAAGCGGGTGATCCGGGTGCCGGGCTGCACGGTGAGCGTCGCGGAGAACGTCCTCTACCTCTCGGCCCTCGGGAAGACGAAGAACCCCTACTACGACCCCCGGATGGTCTTCGGCTTCGCCTGGCACTGGTCCGCGACGAAGCTCTTCCGCCTCCTGGGCCGCCTGCGCGCCCCGCACCCCGAGGCGCTGCAGCAGCCCGACCGACCGGCCTGA